One Nicotiana tomentosiformis chromosome 1, ASM39032v3, whole genome shotgun sequence genomic window, TCTTTACAATGAAAATGTTTAATATGAAACTCCTTACAAGCCAAGAGCTCCGAGGGGTGTCTTTCCTTGCCCGGCCTCAAAATAGAAAATTAACATGGCTAACATAGCAAGTCTAGCATGCTTGATTTCagcaaccttcagtctctcaaGCTTCTCTGTGTCAGGGATGTATACACCATCGTTAAGTGTACCAGCCAAGGCCAAGGGATCAAAGAACTTGCCGCCAGGGTAACCCTGTTCGCCAGTGAAGTTGGCAAAGTTCTCAGCAGTCTTGGACCACGGAGTTGCCCACTCTACTGACTGAGATTCAGGGTTGAAGAAGTCCACCCACCTTTTGCTCTCAACCCACCCCATGAGTAGAAGTTGGGTGCCAAGAAGTGAGCCAAAAGAGAAAGGTGCAATAGCACCGGGGTCAGCACCAGCCTCGAACCATGGAATGCCACTCCAGGCTTGACCAACAAAGATGCCCAATACTGCAGCCATTGCCCATCTGCCGTGAATGAGCTCTGCTTCTCTGTACCATTTCAAGAATGCAGGGTCCTTGCCAAGACCAAGTGGATCAAAACCATAGTCACCAGGGAGTCTGCAAGTTCAAATGCAGTTAAGCCTTTGCGTAAAATGAAACATGAGGAGAGGGGGGAGGACCAGAGACGAATCTAGAGCATGTTCAGGGTTCAAGCTTTCTGCTTGAACCATATATACATGTTCTGAATACACTAATTTTAAATCCTAGATTCATCTCCGGGGGATGGAGGTTGAGGGTAGGAGATATAAAGTGAACTTACGAGCCATCAAGCCACTCAGGGTCAAGCAAATTTCCACCACCTTTAACAGCAGGAATCCAAGATTTCTTGGGAGCAGCCGCTGCCGCCACAATGAACCTCTTGGGAGTGGCAACACCACCAACTCTGGCGGCAACTGGAGCACCCAAAAAGGCCTGACTGTTCTTGCCACCAGTCAAGAAAGAGGAGCTCAAGCCATTAAGCACTGCGGCAGATGTGGTGGCCATGTTTCTATCTACACACTTATGGGGTTTGTATGTGTAGAATAAGCTGCAAAGTTGTGGATGGTTGTTTCTTGTTTGAAGGTAGAAGTGAGGTTCCTGGTTATATGGGGTATGAGATCAAAAGGGCAGATTGTAAGGAGCCAAGTAGGATAAATGAAATCTGCAGATGAAATCTATGATCTCTAGTGGATAGATTTCGGACCAATAAGATGTTCAGCTCCATCTCTATCTCCCTTATTTAATTTGTGCCATCCACGTGTACACTTCCTTCCCCTATAGTATATGCCTCTGCATGTCTGTAATGCCCCACTCTCCAACCTCTCAAATGCTTGAACAACCAGATTCTCTTGATAAGAAATTCTTGTGTATCACATAGCTTCTACTTAGTTCTTTGAAGCTATCATGCGGTTGCTAATGTTTATGTAGTACCACTACTTTGAAATTTGTGAATAGGGTTAATAGATCTTTAAAAACCGATTAAACTGATCCAACCGAATCGTATCGAACCAAGGTTTATCTTAATAAAATCATAGATTTTTATACAAACTTATAATTGTACCGAATAATCggatagattttttattttataaaaataaatcgaaaaaatactaaaccgtaccgaataaatttatatatgaaaaatatattttatatactacTAAGTTTAAAACTAACAAAGAAGCTCCTTTTCTTGAGTCTTGGGATTATGAAAATGACTACAAGTGACCAAAAAATTAATATTCAAGGTCCCAACTTCAAAACCTATTCTACTACTCATATCGAAACTAA contains:
- the LOC104106426 gene encoding chlorophyll a-b binding protein CP24 10A, chloroplastic; protein product: MATTSAAVLNGLSSSFLTGGKNSQAFLGAPVAARVGGVATPKRFIVAAAAAPKKSWIPAVKGGGNLLDPEWLDGSLPGDYGFDPLGLGKDPAFLKWYREAELIHGRWAMAAVLGIFVGQAWSGIPWFEAGADPGAIAPFSFGSLLGTQLLLMGWVESKRWVDFFNPESQSVEWATPWSKTAENFANFTGEQGYPGGKFFDPLALAGTLNDGVYIPDTEKLERLKVAEIKHARLAMLAMLIFYFEAGQGKTPLGALGL